In Methylomagnum ishizawai, one DNA window encodes the following:
- the egtB gene encoding ergothioneine biosynthesis protein EgtB: MSQAEQRLPESTATLAALAGHYRTVRLDTETLCRPLALEDYGVQGMADVSPPKWHLAHTAWFFERFVLRPYAHAYRVFHARYDELFNSYYQTVGACWPRERRGVLSRPTVGEVMDYRAQVDAAMAALLDAVPGSAREEVAARTLLGIHHEQQHQELLLADIQYNFALNPLRPAYREAPARSGDKAPAWRWQDYAGGLRDIGHAGAGFAYDNEMPRHAVYLRGYRLASRLVTGGEYLEFMRDDGYRRHGLWLADGWAKVRREGWTAPLYWEWREGAWWRMGLGGLEPLDLEEPVCHISFYEADAYARWRGCRLPTEAEWEAAAAGLEIAGQFREAGCYRPAVAVAAPVEGPAQMFGAAWEWTQSVYAPYPGFRPLAGSLGEYNGQFMCNQMVLRGGSCATPRAHIRASYRNFFYPGDRWPFTGIRLAGDAP; the protein is encoded by the coding sequence ATGTCCCAGGCCGAGCAGCGTCTCCCGGAATCCACGGCCACCCTTGCCGCGCTAGCCGGGCATTATCGAACCGTGCGCCTGGACACCGAAACCCTGTGTCGGCCGCTGGCCTTGGAGGATTACGGGGTCCAGGGCATGGCCGATGTCAGCCCGCCGAAATGGCATCTGGCCCATACCGCTTGGTTTTTCGAGCGCTTCGTGCTGCGGCCCTATGCCCATGCTTACCGGGTTTTCCATGCCCGTTACGACGAGCTTTTCAATTCCTATTACCAAACCGTGGGCGCTTGCTGGCCGCGGGAGCGGCGCGGAGTGCTGTCCCGGCCCACGGTAGGGGAGGTGATGGACTACCGCGCCCAGGTCGATGCCGCCATGGCGGCGCTGCTCGACGCGGTGCCGGGATCGGCGCGGGAAGAGGTCGCCGCCCGCACTTTGTTGGGCATCCATCACGAGCAACAGCATCAGGAATTATTGCTCGCCGATATCCAATACAACTTCGCGCTCAATCCCTTGCGGCCCGCGTACCGGGAAGCTCCGGCCCGGTCCGGGGACAAGGCTCCGGCTTGGCGCTGGCAGGATTACGCGGGCGGACTCCGCGATATCGGCCATGCGGGCGCGGGCTTCGCCTACGATAACGAGATGCCGCGCCATGCGGTTTATCTGCGCGGCTACCGTCTGGCCTCGCGCTTGGTCACGGGCGGCGAGTATCTGGAATTCATGCGCGACGATGGCTACCGCCGCCACGGACTCTGGCTAGCCGATGGCTGGGCCAAGGTCCGGCGCGAAGGTTGGACCGCCCCGCTGTATTGGGAATGGCGCGAGGGCGCGTGGTGGCGGATGGGCCTGGGCGGGTTGGAGCCTTTGGATTTGGAGGAGCCGGTCTGCCATATCAGCTTCTACGAGGCCGACGCCTACGCCCGCTGGCGGGGCTGCCGTCTGCCCACCGAAGCGGAATGGGAGGCCGCCGCCGCCGGGCTGGAGATCGCCGGCCAGTTCCGCGAGGCGGGCTGTTACCGCCCGGCGGTGGCCGTGGCGGCTCCAGTGGAAGGACCGGCGCAAATGTTCGGCGCTGCCTGGGAATGGACCCAAAGCGTCTACGCGCCTTATCCGGGCTTCCGGCCTTTGGCGGGTTCCCTGGGCGAATACAACGGCCAGTTCATGTGCAACCAAATGGTGTTGCGCGGCGGTTCCTGTGCCACGCCCCGCGCCCATATCCGGGCCAGCTACCGCAATTTCTTCTATCCGGGAGATCGCTGGCCCTTCACCGGCATCCGTCTGGCCGGGGACGCGCCATGA
- the egtD gene encoding L-histidine N(alpha)-methyltransferase → MTQWLRFTQKAAGAADFRAEVLSGLGQAHKRLPSKFFYDREGSALFEAICATPEYYPARAEAAILRDQAAAIAETVGRDCVLIEPGSGASRKVRLLLDGLRPRLYLPLDICGEYLLGAARGLVAERPGLRVHAVCMDYGQGLDLLESCLPPGDHKRVVFFPGSTIGNFEPGEALAFLGQVARLVAPAGGLLIGVDVRKEPEQLHRAYNDAQGLTREFNLNLLRRINHALQADFDPGRFYHYAFYHTRKCRVEMHLVSRGAQRVRVAGESLGFADGESIHTENCYKYTVEEFRALAVMAGFRAMGCWRDEAGLFSVQYFELRGQDAG, encoded by the coding sequence ATGACCCAGTGGCTGCGCTTCACCCAAAAAGCCGCGGGGGCGGCGGATTTTCGGGCCGAGGTCTTGTCGGGGCTGGGACAGGCGCACAAGCGCCTGCCGTCCAAGTTCTTCTACGACCGGGAAGGCAGCGCCCTGTTCGAGGCGATCTGCGCGACACCAGAGTATTATCCGGCCCGCGCCGAGGCCGCCATCCTGCGCGACCAAGCCGCGGCCATCGCCGAGACCGTGGGCCGGGATTGCGTGTTGATCGAACCGGGCAGCGGGGCCAGCCGCAAGGTGCGGCTTTTGCTGGACGGGTTGCGGCCCCGTCTCTACTTGCCGCTGGATATTTGCGGGGAATACCTGCTGGGTGCGGCCCGCGGCCTCGTCGCCGAGCGGCCCGGATTGCGGGTACACGCCGTCTGTATGGACTATGGCCAGGGCTTGGACCTCTTGGAGTCCTGCTTGCCGCCGGGCGATCACAAGCGGGTGGTGTTCTTTCCGGGTTCGACCATCGGTAATTTCGAACCCGGCGAAGCCCTGGCCTTCCTGGGGCAGGTGGCCCGGCTGGTGGCCCCGGCTGGCGGGTTGTTGATCGGGGTCGATGTGCGGAAGGAGCCGGAACAACTGCACCGCGCCTATAACGACGCCCAGGGGCTGACCCGCGAGTTCAACCTGAACCTGTTGCGCCGTATCAACCACGCTTTGCAGGCCGATTTCGATCCGGGCCGGTTCTACCATTACGCCTTCTACCACACCCGCAAGTGCCGGGTCGAAATGCACTTGGTCAGCCGGGGCGCCCAGCGGGTCAGGGTGGCGGGCGAATCCTTGGGCTTCGCCGACGGGGAATCCATCCACACCGAGAATTGCTACAAGTACACGGTGGAGGAATTCCGGGCCTTGGCGGTCATGGCCGGGTTCCGGGCGATGGGTTGTTGGCGGGATGAGGCGGGTTTGTTCAGCGTGCAGTATTTCGAGTTGAGGGGACAGGACGCGGGTTAG
- the recC gene encoding exodeoxyribonuclease V subunit gamma: MLRLYQADKLEILAQLLAQQHRPPSSPFQPDVMVVQSLGMGRWISLRLADQLGICANVDFILPAAFIWELRRRLFGELPRRSPFATEVLTFRIMAWLDLPENLERAPRLAGYLQGGGELRRFHLAARIADVFDQYLMYREDWISAWENNQLLDLDGDEAWQALLWRDLVAGETAAHRARWMRQLLARIKAVGSGEKLPDRSRPALPERLSVFGVSALPPMFTELLKALGNYCDVALYTLNPCREYWGEIRDPREIGKLAGERRPEDLYLEVGHPLLASLGKQGREFFDALADTAQPDDHFDENPERDTLLHLLQADILELIDRKNTEKAEIAAADRSVQIHVCHSAMREVEVLRDHLLAWFDADPSLQPGDVAVLTPDIEKYTPYIEAVFAGSRTATRIPFSIADRGLAHRHPLLENFLSLLDLHESRFSADATLAHLEQPAILRRFGLSADDLPQIHAWARAVGARWGRDAAHKAAYELPETPRHTWRDAVQRLMLGYALPCEVAGSAPPLFEGAMPFDDIEGGRALILGGLAEFLETLFEWAERLKGERSPAEWAETLNLFIDRMFDPRGDDEAVLAQLRNHIDTLRDTAEQARFRDPLAARTVKSWLAGRLGKAAGTLGFLTGDVTFCAMVPMRSLPFRVIALLGLNYDTFPRNFHPPGFDLTSRHPRRGDRSRRLDDRYLFLETLLSARERLYLSYVGRGIRDNSELPPSPLVSELVDVAKQSAVLRLADGNPGDLAQHLVTVHPLQPFDPAYFKGDGRLPGFSTTWLDAARKIGRGEKNPVPLFEAELPEPEDEWRTLDPDSLVYFYSNPARYLLRRRLNLTLEEADAGFDIREPFALSYDARDTIRRDVLHALRQGRAGSSALAVAEAQGLLPHGPVGLVLHGRERSLVETFAPELLDGLDAPRLAPLPVELAADGLVLRGFLAGVSALGILEYGFDSPKPHQLVRLWLRHLLLCLAAPEGVEKRSVLRTPQKTIELGAVADATTELAQLLRTYAAGLRRPLPLFPKTSYTYAKALLAPSKKLAALDPAALREQALEQAQGVWAGSDFVGGEGGNAYYQAVYRTTDPLDGEFERLAVAVLGPLVLAMEQAG, encoded by the coding sequence ATGCTCCGCCTCTACCAAGCCGACAAACTCGAAATCCTCGCCCAACTCCTGGCCCAACAACACCGCCCGCCGTCCTCCCCGTTCCAGCCCGACGTCATGGTCGTGCAAAGCCTCGGCATGGGCCGCTGGATATCGCTGCGGTTGGCCGACCAACTGGGCATCTGCGCCAATGTCGATTTCATCCTGCCCGCAGCCTTCATCTGGGAACTGCGCCGCCGCTTGTTCGGCGAACTGCCGCGCCGCTCGCCCTTCGCCACCGAGGTGCTGACCTTCCGCATCATGGCTTGGCTGGACCTACCCGAGAACCTCGAACGCGCCCCGCGCCTCGCCGGGTATCTCCAGGGCGGGGGCGAGTTGCGCCGCTTCCATCTGGCGGCGCGGATCGCCGATGTGTTCGACCAATATCTGATGTACCGGGAAGACTGGATCAGCGCTTGGGAAAACAATCAACTGCTGGACCTGGACGGCGACGAGGCTTGGCAGGCGCTGCTGTGGCGCGATCTGGTGGCTGGTGAAACGGCGGCGCATCGGGCGCGGTGGATGCGGCAATTATTGGCGCGGATCAAGGCGGTGGGTTCCGGGGAAAAATTGCCCGATAGGTCGCGGCCCGCCCTGCCGGAGCGGCTCAGCGTGTTCGGGGTATCGGCCTTGCCGCCGATGTTCACCGAACTCTTGAAGGCGCTGGGAAACTATTGCGATGTGGCGCTCTACACCCTCAATCCTTGCCGCGAATACTGGGGCGAAATCCGGGATCCACGTGAAATCGGCAAGCTGGCCGGGGAGCGCCGACCCGAGGATTTATACCTAGAAGTGGGACATCCCCTGCTGGCCTCCTTGGGCAAGCAAGGCCGGGAATTCTTCGACGCCCTGGCCGACACCGCCCAGCCCGACGACCATTTCGACGAAAACCCCGAGCGGGATACCCTGCTCCACCTGCTGCAAGCCGATATCCTGGAATTGATCGACCGCAAGAACACCGAAAAAGCCGAAATCGCCGCCGCCGACCGCTCCGTACAAATCCACGTCTGCCACTCGGCCATGCGCGAAGTGGAAGTCCTGCGCGACCATCTCCTGGCTTGGTTCGACGCCGACCCCAGCCTCCAGCCCGGCGATGTGGCGGTGTTGACCCCGGATATCGAGAAATACACGCCCTATATCGAAGCCGTATTCGCCGGGAGCCGCACCGCCACCCGCATCCCATTCAGCATCGCCGACCGCGGCTTGGCCCACCGCCATCCCTTGTTGGAAAATTTCCTGAGCCTGTTGGATCTGCACGAGAGCCGGTTCAGCGCCGATGCCACCCTGGCCCATCTGGAACAGCCCGCCATCCTGCGCCGCTTCGGCCTGTCCGCCGACGATCTGCCGCAAATCCACGCTTGGGCGCGGGCGGTGGGTGCCCGCTGGGGCCGCGACGCTGCCCACAAAGCCGCCTATGAATTGCCGGAAACGCCGCGCCATACCTGGCGCGACGCCGTGCAACGCCTGATGTTGGGCTATGCGCTGCCGTGTGAAGTGGCGGGTTCGGCCCCGCCTTTATTCGAGGGCGCGATGCCGTTCGACGATATCGAGGGCGGGCGGGCTTTGATCCTGGGCGGTTTGGCGGAATTCCTGGAAACCCTGTTCGAGTGGGCCGAACGGCTGAAGGGCGAGCGTTCCCCAGCGGAATGGGCCGAAACCCTGAACCTGTTCATCGACCGGATGTTCGACCCCCGCGGCGACGACGAAGCCGTCCTCGCTCAATTGCGGAATCATATCGACACCCTGCGCGACACGGCGGAACAGGCCCGCTTCCGCGACCCGCTCGCCGCCCGCACCGTGAAAAGCTGGCTGGCGGGACGGCTCGGCAAAGCGGCGGGCACACTGGGTTTCCTCACCGGCGATGTGACTTTCTGCGCCATGGTGCCGATGCGCAGCCTACCGTTCCGGGTCATCGCGCTGCTGGGGTTGAACTACGACACCTTCCCGCGCAATTTCCATCCGCCCGGCTTCGACCTGACCTCGCGCCATCCGCGCCGGGGCGACCGTTCGCGGCGTTTGGACGACCGCTACCTGTTCCTGGAAACCCTGCTGTCGGCCCGCGAGCGGCTGTATCTCAGCTATGTGGGACGCGGCATCCGCGACAACAGCGAATTGCCGCCCTCGCCCCTGGTGTCGGAATTGGTCGATGTGGCGAAGCAAAGCGCGGTGTTGCGGCTAGCGGATGGGAACCCCGGCGATTTGGCGCAACATCTCGTCACCGTGCATCCCTTGCAGCCGTTCGACCCGGCCTATTTCAAGGGGGATGGGCGGCTGCCGGGGTTTTCCACGACTTGGCTGGACGCCGCCCGCAAGATTGGCCGGGGCGAAAAAAACCCGGTGCCGTTGTTCGAGGCCGAGCTGCCGGAACCGGAAGATGAATGGCGGACGCTCGACCCCGACAGCCTCGTGTATTTCTACAGCAACCCGGCCCGCTATCTGTTGCGGCGGCGGCTGAACCTGACCCTGGAAGAAGCCGACGCCGGTTTCGATATCCGCGAGCCGTTCGCCCTGAGCTACGACGCCCGCGACACCATCCGCCGCGATGTGCTGCACGCCCTCCGCCAAGGCCGGGCCGGGAGCAGCGCCCTGGCGGTGGCGGAAGCCCAAGGCTTGTTGCCGCACGGGCCGGTCGGTTTGGTGCTGCATGGGCGGGAGCGCAGTTTGGTCGAGACTTTCGCGCCGGAGTTGCTGGATGGCCTGGACGCGCCGCGTTTGGCCCCCTTGCCGGTGGAATTGGCGGCGGACGGGCTGGTGCTGCGCGGGTTCCTGGCCGGGGTGTCGGCATTGGGGATACTGGAATATGGCTTCGACAGCCCCAAGCCGCACCAACTGGTAAGGCTGTGGCTGCGGCATCTGCTGCTGTGCCTGGCCGCGCCGGAGGGGGTGGAAAAACGCTCGGTCCTGCGCACGCCGCAAAAAACCATCGAACTTGGGGCAGTCGCCGACGCGACCACCGAGCTGGCCCAGCTATTGCGGACCTATGCGGCGGGATTGCGCCGTCCGCTGCCGCTGTTTCCGAAAACGTCCTACACCTACGCCAAGGCGTTATTAGCCCCCTCCAAGAAACTGGCCGCCCTCGACCCGGCAGCCCTGCGGGAGCAGGCGCTGGAACAGGCCCAGGGGGTGTGGGCGGGTTCGGATTTCGTGGGGGGGGAAGGCGGCAACGCTTACTACCAAGCGGTGTATCGGACCACCGATCCTTTGGACGGGGAATTCGAGCGCTTGGCCGTGGCGGTGTTGGGACCGTTGGTACTGGCGATGGAGCAAGCCGGATAG
- a CDS encoding TnsA endonuclease N-terminal domain-containing protein, whose product MSKNTENKCDCVEVSQVRKIGPTRRSVSGVYMFRGKTPIQFESTLERDFVIREEFSLAVQRVVPQPCQIPFLTTKGRTYKYTPDFLVVYGPGSCYSKPKLVEIKPEKEWRAHWREWLPKWKAAWRYASDLGWDFHIHDETRIRDRTYQNIRDLDRYKRMRFGDEKSRAVIEIVLQAGRIPLHQLLTNSSMGENPMENVAHIWHLLAVRQLDCDMSGPLNDSTMLWIPGNE is encoded by the coding sequence GTGTCTAAAAATACCGAAAATAAATGCGACTGTGTTGAGGTTTCCCAGGTACGCAAAATTGGCCCTACCCGCCGCAGCGTATCCGGCGTGTATATGTTCCGTGGAAAAACGCCGATCCAATTCGAGTCCACGCTGGAGCGGGACTTTGTGATCCGCGAGGAATTCTCCCTCGCTGTCCAGCGGGTGGTTCCACAACCATGCCAAATTCCATTTTTAACCACGAAAGGTCGGACGTACAAGTACACGCCTGACTTCCTGGTCGTTTACGGACCGGGTTCCTGCTACTCCAAGCCAAAATTGGTCGAGATTAAACCGGAAAAGGAGTGGCGTGCTCATTGGCGGGAATGGCTTCCCAAATGGAAGGCTGCATGGAGATATGCCAGCGATCTTGGCTGGGACTTCCATATTCATGACGAAACTCGAATTAGAGACCGGACGTATCAAAACATAAGGGATCTTGACCGTTATAAACGAATGAGGTTCGGCGACGAGAAAAGCCGGGCGGTTATCGAGATCGTCCTTCAGGCTGGCCGTATCCCGCTTCACCAGCTTCTTACTAATAGCAGCATGGGCGAGAACCCAATGGAGAATGTCGCCCATATATGGCATCTGTTGGCGGTCCGTCAACTCGATTGCGATATGTCGGGTCCTTTAAACGACTCCACCATGCTTTGGATTCCCGGCAATGAGTAA
- a CDS encoding Mu transposase C-terminal domain-containing protein — protein MSKKNQNAQSAPTGLKLSRQKIDIREGNLVGCDGVVYRISDVIDFESILAINVETGRKCPLCIGDLMPMESLETGDPPRPEVDIDEIADADWKIAEQRFAAIEPLIKHPNLKRHDVDSRAKALGIHPTTLYRWITLYTAFRSLSTLIPKKRGWKTNGSRLSKSADAIVEEVINNYYLTIQRPTVKETIKEINHRCDLCGTKPPAASTIQSRIEKIPEKERLMKRGYKEKAKNKFLPAARKFPNANFPLQVVQIDHTPVDIILVDDFYRKPIGRPWITLAMDVNSRMVTGYYLSFDSPSETSVAMCVAHAMLPKDEWLMLHKVDAKWPVWGIPVTIHVDNGPDFRSDNFQRSCQMYGINLEFRPVKQPRFGGHIERLLGTLLKEIHALPGTTFSSIKEKDEYNPEKHATMTKSEFEEWLVTLICKVYHQRLHSTIGMSPLRKWEIGIFGNAEVQGIGMPERLTNRHTVHLDFLPSFRRSVQPTGVRIEGMKYYAEALRSWISAADPESPDKKHEMVFRRDPRDISVVWFFDPVVKEYYKVPFADQSLPSMSVWEFRQAKELLRKEGIKSATEHQINEAITELRSIVEAAKENTKKARRQSQRRKEHEKGITPGNPLAAETVKLATHPPEFFSGLVDGDVEAFGDIS, from the coding sequence ATGAGTAAAAAAAACCAGAATGCCCAATCGGCACCGACCGGTCTCAAGCTATCGCGCCAGAAGATTGATATTCGGGAGGGCAATTTAGTTGGGTGTGACGGTGTGGTCTATCGTATCAGCGATGTCATTGATTTTGAATCGATCCTAGCCATCAATGTTGAAACGGGGCGCAAATGCCCCTTATGCATAGGCGATTTGATGCCTATGGAATCTTTGGAAACTGGCGATCCCCCTCGCCCCGAGGTGGATATAGACGAAATCGCCGATGCGGACTGGAAGATCGCCGAGCAACGTTTTGCCGCTATCGAACCCCTGATCAAGCATCCGAACCTTAAACGCCACGATGTTGACTCCCGCGCCAAGGCGTTGGGGATTCATCCCACCACCCTCTATCGTTGGATAACCCTATATACCGCTTTCAGAAGCCTATCCACCCTGATTCCCAAAAAGCGTGGTTGGAAAACAAATGGAAGCCGCCTTTCCAAATCTGCCGACGCTATCGTCGAGGAAGTTATCAATAACTATTACCTCACAATACAACGCCCGACCGTTAAGGAAACCATCAAGGAAATCAACCACCGCTGTGATTTATGCGGCACAAAGCCGCCCGCCGCCAGTACCATTCAATCCCGGATTGAAAAAATACCCGAAAAGGAAAGGCTTATGAAAAGAGGGTACAAGGAAAAGGCAAAAAACAAGTTCCTACCCGCCGCCAGGAAATTCCCTAATGCCAATTTTCCGCTGCAAGTAGTGCAAATCGACCATACTCCGGTGGATATCATTCTTGTGGACGATTTCTACCGCAAACCCATCGGTCGTCCATGGATTACCCTGGCCATGGATGTGAATAGCCGGATGGTCACCGGCTATTACCTTTCCTTTGACTCGCCGTCTGAAACCTCGGTGGCCATGTGCGTGGCGCACGCCATGCTTCCTAAGGATGAATGGCTCATGCTGCACAAAGTGGACGCCAAATGGCCGGTGTGGGGTATTCCAGTGACCATTCACGTGGATAACGGCCCCGATTTCCGTTCTGATAATTTTCAACGGTCATGCCAAATGTATGGCATCAACCTGGAATTCCGGCCCGTCAAGCAACCGCGCTTTGGCGGGCATATTGAACGATTGCTTGGTACGTTGCTCAAGGAAATTCATGCCCTTCCGGGAACCACCTTTTCCTCTATTAAAGAAAAGGATGAATACAATCCGGAAAAGCACGCCACTATGACTAAATCCGAATTCGAGGAATGGTTGGTTACATTGATTTGCAAAGTATACCACCAGCGCCTGCACTCCACGATTGGAATGTCCCCCCTGCGCAAGTGGGAGATCGGGATTTTCGGCAATGCCGAAGTACAAGGAATTGGCATGCCGGAACGCCTTACCAACCGCCATACCGTTCATTTGGACTTCCTGCCTTCGTTCCGCCGTAGCGTCCAACCCACCGGGGTCCGCATCGAGGGAATGAAATACTATGCCGAAGCGTTGCGGTCATGGATCAGTGCGGCGGATCCGGAATCTCCCGACAAAAAACATGAAATGGTGTTCCGGCGGGATCCAAGGGACATCAGCGTCGTTTGGTTTTTCGATCCAGTTGTTAAAGAGTACTACAAGGTGCCATTCGCCGATCAATCGTTACCTTCCATGAGTGTCTGGGAATTTCGGCAGGCCAAGGAATTGTTACGGAAAGAGGGGATAAAAAGTGCTACCGAGCATCAGATCAACGAGGCCATTACGGAGTTGCGTAGCATAGTGGAGGCCGCCAAGGAAAATACCAAGAAGGCGCGTCGGCAGTCTCAACGCCGGAAGGAGCATGAAAAAGGGATAACGCCTGGCAATCCCTTGGCAGCCGAAACAGTTAAGCTCGCGACACATCCCCCGGAGTTTTTCTCAGGTTTAGTGGATGGGGATGTTGAGGCATTCGGAGACATTTCATGA
- a CDS encoding TniB family NTP-binding protein: protein MMDLSHIHPDFRAIVGLSDRERIKFMDEPRWLGYRIAQKILKRLEDLMEKPTRPRMPNLLIVGDSNHGKTTIIQRFNELHGQGYVNQDSEPVKPVIIAQSPPSADEKGLYISILRRFFVPYRVGDSVLKHRDQVIRVFRECHTRILVIDEIHSLLTGSATKQREVMNAIKLLCNELAIPIVGVGTREAIRVLHTDSQHASRFEVATLPLWSLDKEFQRFLASFEMVLPLKKPSKLSQPELATLLHTISDGNTGNLHTLLVACATEAITSGKECIDKGIIEGKVWLRPTRGIRELRL from the coding sequence ATGATGGACTTGAGTCATATTCACCCAGACTTCCGCGCTATTGTCGGGTTATCCGACAGGGAAAGGATCAAATTCATGGATGAGCCTCGATGGCTTGGTTACCGGATTGCCCAGAAGATTCTGAAGCGTCTTGAAGACCTGATGGAAAAGCCGACCCGCCCCAGGATGCCAAACCTCCTTATCGTGGGGGATTCAAATCATGGAAAAACCACTATTATCCAACGGTTCAACGAACTCCATGGTCAGGGTTATGTTAACCAAGATAGCGAGCCGGTCAAGCCGGTCATCATCGCGCAGTCACCCCCGAGCGCGGATGAAAAAGGGCTTTATATTTCAATATTGAGAAGATTTTTTGTTCCCTATCGTGTGGGCGATTCTGTTCTGAAGCATCGCGACCAGGTCATTCGTGTATTTCGTGAATGTCATACCCGGATACTGGTTATCGACGAAATCCATTCCCTGCTGACCGGTTCCGCCACCAAGCAGCGGGAAGTGATGAATGCCATCAAACTTTTGTGCAACGAGCTTGCCATACCCATCGTGGGCGTGGGGACCCGCGAAGCCATCAGGGTATTGCATACCGATTCCCAGCATGCCAGTCGGTTCGAGGTGGCAACGCTCCCGCTTTGGTCGTTGGACAAGGAGTTCCAGCGATTCCTTGCCAGCTTCGAGATGGTGCTGCCTCTCAAGAAGCCTTCAAAGCTCTCTCAACCCGAGCTTGCCACTCTTTTGCATACGATTTCCGACGGCAATACCGGCAATCTCCATACCCTGTTGGTGGCATGCGCCACCGAAGCGATCACGAGCGGAAAAGAATGCATCGACAAAGGCATTATCGAGGGCAAGGTATGGTTACGGCCTACGCGTGGCATCCGGGAGCTACGCCTGTAA
- a CDS encoding HD-GYP domain-containing protein, with protein MTVIGAVLLFEFNRVKLVVHQMAVAEITGFGREAVRSLNSDEPALEQALGRKIQRSVNEHFLTVEIYGPDGKLRFEAARDGASSIGREVAHYRHRIPEQGESSRELHYLEGRLLLAIVLPLEYPQGNPAGYFEGVYQVDPAQRAKLEEEIVHVIVLVTTSLALAAALLSPIIMNLNRWLVRLAATLFKGNVELLDVLGCAIAERDSDTNSHNYRVTLYALGFGQRLGLSRWELRNLIAGAFLHDVGKIGIRDPILLKPGRLTPEEFEVMKTHVTLGVDVLKRASWLQGARDVVEFHHEKYDGSGYLRGLSGEAIPLNARLFSIVDVFDALTSPRPYKQPWPVEEAVAALEKDSGTHFDPHLVRVFSTIAASLYRELHGLDDSRLEAILRKSMAKYFLSGA; from the coding sequence ATGACGGTCATCGGTGCCGTTCTTCTGTTCGAATTCAACCGGGTGAAACTGGTAGTGCATCAAATGGCCGTCGCGGAAATAACCGGCTTCGGCCGGGAAGCCGTCCGCTCGCTCAATTCCGACGAGCCCGCCCTGGAACAGGCATTGGGGCGCAAAATCCAGCGATCGGTGAACGAGCATTTCCTGACCGTGGAAATCTATGGTCCCGATGGAAAGCTCCGCTTCGAAGCCGCCAGGGATGGCGCATCCTCCATCGGGCGGGAGGTTGCGCACTATAGGCATCGGATTCCGGAGCAAGGCGAGTCCTCCCGCGAACTGCACTACCTCGAGGGACGACTACTGTTGGCGATCGTGCTTCCCCTGGAATATCCCCAAGGGAACCCGGCGGGCTATTTCGAGGGAGTCTACCAAGTAGATCCGGCGCAACGCGCCAAACTCGAGGAGGAGATTGTCCATGTGATCGTCCTGGTGACGACGAGCCTCGCCCTCGCCGCCGCGCTGCTGTCCCCCATCATCATGAACCTCAACCGCTGGCTCGTCCGCCTCGCCGCCACCCTGTTCAAGGGCAATGTCGAGCTATTGGACGTACTGGGCTGCGCCATCGCCGAACGCGACTCCGACACCAATAGCCACAATTATCGGGTCACCCTATACGCCCTGGGGTTTGGCCAGCGCCTCGGATTATCCCGGTGGGAACTGCGGAACCTGATCGCCGGGGCGTTCCTGCACGATGTCGGCAAGATCGGCATCCGGGATCCGATCCTCCTCAAACCGGGCCGGCTGACGCCGGAGGAGTTCGAGGTTATGAAGACCCATGTGACCTTGGGCGTTGACGTTCTAAAACGGGCAAGCTGGCTCCAGGGCGCGCGCGACGTGGTCGAGTTCCATCACGAGAAATACGATGGCAGCGGCTACCTGAGAGGACTGAGCGGCGAAGCGATCCCTTTGAACGCGCGCCTGTTTTCGATCGTGGACGTGTTCGACGCACTGACCTCCCCGCGCCCCTACAAGCAGCCTTGGCCGGTGGAAGAAGCCGTCGCGGCCTTGGAGAAGGACAGCGGCACGCATTTCGATCCCCATCTCGTCCGGGTCTTTTCGACCATCGCGGCATCCCTGTACCGGGAACTTCATGGGTTGGATGATTCCCGGTTGGAGGCGATTTTGCGCAAGTCCATGGCGAAATACTTTCTGTCCGGCGCCTGA
- the smbP gene encoding small metal-binding protein SmbP — protein MNARNTLIGLMATTLVLAFPMVGSAEEQHGQEATQHLDQAVESAKQGDTAAAGKHTEEAKQHAIQQNKAKPYRKSPKKISGENPKQEHDEQAFGAMGKAEGHAAKGHAQETGEAAGQAKQHLQDKEQSK, from the coding sequence ATGAATGCACGCAACACTCTAATCGGCCTGATGGCTACCACGCTGGTTTTAGCTTTCCCAATGGTCGGCTCCGCCGAAGAGCAGCACGGCCAGGAAGCCACCCAGCACCTCGACCAAGCCGTGGAAAGCGCCAAGCAAGGCGATACCGCAGCGGCTGGCAAGCACACCGAGGAGGCGAAACAACACGCGATCCAGCAGAACAAGGCCAAGCCTTACCGGAAATCGCCCAAGAAGATCAGTGGCGAGAATCCAAAACAAGAACATGACGAGCAGGCATTCGGCGCGATGGGCAAGGCCGAGGGCCATGCCGCGAAGGGCCATGCCCAGGAAACCGGGGAAGCCGCCGGCCAGGCCAAGCAACACCTCCAGGACAAGGAGCAATCCAAGTAG